One genomic segment of Linepithema humile isolate Giens D197 chromosome 5, Lhum_UNIL_v1.0, whole genome shotgun sequence includes these proteins:
- the Snx6 gene encoding sorting nexin-6 isoform X4, with the protein MMTIHADTIDLSDKSLQVDISDALSEKDKVKFTVHTKTTLPEFQKPDNLVVRQHEEFVWLHDRFEENEEYAGYIIPPCPPRPDFDASREKLQKLGEGEGNMTREEFNKMKQELEAEYLATFKKTVAMHEMFLTRLAHHPVFRNDHNLRVFLEYDQDLCVRGKNRMEMFGGLVKSFSKTTDEYYLSATVKDVNDFFDQEMTFLQTYHHNLKEATRLADRQTSKHKDVADSYIKISTNLLQLATTDSGKLERFLTKIAETFEKLRKVEGRVASDEDLKLSDTLRYYMRDTAAAKRLLFRRLKALHEYETANRTLEKARAKNKDVHAALEVAEAEQAQTEACEKYEQMSKKGREELLDFKTRRVAAFKKNLIELTELEIKHAKSHAELLKKCLSVLREE; encoded by the exons GACCTCTCGGATAAGTCCTTGCAAGTTGATATTTCGGACGCTCTCAGCGAGAaggataaagtaaaatttactgTACATACGAAAACTACTCTACCTGAATTTCAAAAACCAGACAATCTAGTTGTAAGGCAACATGAGGAATTTGTGTGGCTTCATGATCGATTTGAGGAAAATGAAGAGTACGCTGGTTACATT aTTCCACCATGTCCACCAAGACCAGATTTTGATGCGTCACGCGAGAAGTTACAAAAACTCGGTGAGGGTGAAGGAAATATGACACGCgaagaatttaataagatGAAACAAGAATTAGAAGC AGAATATTTAgctacttttaaaaaaactgtcGCTATGCACGAGATGTTTTTGACTAGGTTGGCACATCATCCAGTCTTTCGGAATGATCATAATTTGAGGGTATTCTTAGAATATGATCAAGATCTTTGTGTGAGAG gaAAGAATAGAATGGAAATGTTTGGTGGTCTGGTGAAGTCGTTTTCCAAAACTACtgatgaatattatttatcagcTACAGTAAAAGATGTAAATGATTTCTTTGATCAAGAAATGACATTCCTTCAAACTTACCATCATAATTTGAAAGAAGCAACAAGACTGGCTGATCGCCAAACATCTAAACATAAAGATGTAGCGGATTCGTATATAAAGATTTCCACCAATCTTCTACAATTAGCTACAACAGATAGTGGAAAACTCGAGAGGTTCTTAACTAAAATTGCCGAGACCTTCGAGAAATTACGA aaagtTGAAGGACGAGTGGCATCAGatgaagatttaaaattatcagatACTCTTCGTTATTACATGAGGGACACAGCTGCGGCTAAAAGACTTCTTTTTAGAAGATTGAAAGCTTTGCATGAATATGAAACTGCGAATCGCACTCTTGAAAAAGCTCGTGCCAAAAATAAGGATGTCCACGCT GCACTGGAGGTTGCTGAG GCGGAACAAGCGCAAACTGAGGCATGTGAGAAGTATGAACAAATGTCtaagaaaggaagagaag AACTTTTGGATTTTAAAACTAGACGAGTTGCTGCGTTTAAGAAGAATCTCATCGAATTAACAGAGTTGGAAATAAAACATGCTAAG TCGCATGCGGAATTGCTCAAGAAATGTTTATCGGTACTTCGAGAAGAGTGA
- the Snx6 gene encoding sorting nexin-6 isoform X2, protein MMDGICDTADILNSTPPKKTIHADTIDLSDKSLQVDISDALSEKDKVKFTVHTKTTLPEFQKPDNLVVRQHEEFVWLHDRFEENEEYAGYIIPPCPPRPDFDASREKLQKLGEGEGNMTREEFNKMKQELEAEYLATFKKTVAMHEMFLTRLAHHPVFRNDHNLRVFLEYDQDLCVRGKNRMEMFGGLVKSFSKTTDEYYLSATVKDVNDFFDQEMTFLQTYHHNLKEATRLADRQTSKHKDVADSYIKISTNLLQLATTDSGKLERFLTKIAETFEKLRKVEGRVASDEDLKLSDTLRYYMRDTAAAKRLLFRRLKALHEYETANRTLEKARAKNKDVHAALEVAEAEQAQTEACEKYEQMSKKGREELLDFKTRRVAAFKKNLIELTELEIKHAKSHAELLKKCLSVLREE, encoded by the exons GACCTCTCGGATAAGTCCTTGCAAGTTGATATTTCGGACGCTCTCAGCGAGAaggataaagtaaaatttactgTACATACGAAAACTACTCTACCTGAATTTCAAAAACCAGACAATCTAGTTGTAAGGCAACATGAGGAATTTGTGTGGCTTCATGATCGATTTGAGGAAAATGAAGAGTACGCTGGTTACATT aTTCCACCATGTCCACCAAGACCAGATTTTGATGCGTCACGCGAGAAGTTACAAAAACTCGGTGAGGGTGAAGGAAATATGACACGCgaagaatttaataagatGAAACAAGAATTAGAAGC AGAATATTTAgctacttttaaaaaaactgtcGCTATGCACGAGATGTTTTTGACTAGGTTGGCACATCATCCAGTCTTTCGGAATGATCATAATTTGAGGGTATTCTTAGAATATGATCAAGATCTTTGTGTGAGAG gaAAGAATAGAATGGAAATGTTTGGTGGTCTGGTGAAGTCGTTTTCCAAAACTACtgatgaatattatttatcagcTACAGTAAAAGATGTAAATGATTTCTTTGATCAAGAAATGACATTCCTTCAAACTTACCATCATAATTTGAAAGAAGCAACAAGACTGGCTGATCGCCAAACATCTAAACATAAAGATGTAGCGGATTCGTATATAAAGATTTCCACCAATCTTCTACAATTAGCTACAACAGATAGTGGAAAACTCGAGAGGTTCTTAACTAAAATTGCCGAGACCTTCGAGAAATTACGA aaagtTGAAGGACGAGTGGCATCAGatgaagatttaaaattatcagatACTCTTCGTTATTACATGAGGGACACAGCTGCGGCTAAAAGACTTCTTTTTAGAAGATTGAAAGCTTTGCATGAATATGAAACTGCGAATCGCACTCTTGAAAAAGCTCGTGCCAAAAATAAGGATGTCCACGCT GCACTGGAGGTTGCTGAG GCGGAACAAGCGCAAACTGAGGCATGTGAGAAGTATGAACAAATGTCtaagaaaggaagagaag AACTTTTGGATTTTAAAACTAGACGAGTTGCTGCGTTTAAGAAGAATCTCATCGAATTAACAGAGTTGGAAATAAAACATGCTAAG TCGCATGCGGAATTGCTCAAGAAATGTTTATCGGTACTTCGAGAAGAGTGA
- the Snx6 gene encoding sorting nexin-6 isoform X3: MMDGICDTADILNSTPPKKTIHADTIDLSDKSLQVDISDALSEKDKVKFTVHTKTTLPEFQKPDNLVVRQHEEFVWLHDRFEENEEYAGYIIPPCPPRPDFDASREKLQKLGEGEGNMTREEFNKMKQELEAEYLATFKKTVAMHEMFLTRLAHHPVFRNDHNLRVFLEYDQDLCVRGKNRMEMFGGLVKSFSKTTDEYYLSATVKDVNDFFDQEMTFLQTYHHNLKEATRLADRQTSKHKDVADSYIKISTNLLQLATTDSGKLERFLTKIAETFEKLRKVEGRVASDEDLKLSDTLRYYMRDTAAAKRLLFRRLKALHEYETANRTLEKARAKNKDVHAAEQAQTEACEKYEQMSKKGREELLDFKTRRVAAFKKNLIELTELEIKHAKSHAELLKKCLSVLREE, translated from the exons GACCTCTCGGATAAGTCCTTGCAAGTTGATATTTCGGACGCTCTCAGCGAGAaggataaagtaaaatttactgTACATACGAAAACTACTCTACCTGAATTTCAAAAACCAGACAATCTAGTTGTAAGGCAACATGAGGAATTTGTGTGGCTTCATGATCGATTTGAGGAAAATGAAGAGTACGCTGGTTACATT aTTCCACCATGTCCACCAAGACCAGATTTTGATGCGTCACGCGAGAAGTTACAAAAACTCGGTGAGGGTGAAGGAAATATGACACGCgaagaatttaataagatGAAACAAGAATTAGAAGC AGAATATTTAgctacttttaaaaaaactgtcGCTATGCACGAGATGTTTTTGACTAGGTTGGCACATCATCCAGTCTTTCGGAATGATCATAATTTGAGGGTATTCTTAGAATATGATCAAGATCTTTGTGTGAGAG gaAAGAATAGAATGGAAATGTTTGGTGGTCTGGTGAAGTCGTTTTCCAAAACTACtgatgaatattatttatcagcTACAGTAAAAGATGTAAATGATTTCTTTGATCAAGAAATGACATTCCTTCAAACTTACCATCATAATTTGAAAGAAGCAACAAGACTGGCTGATCGCCAAACATCTAAACATAAAGATGTAGCGGATTCGTATATAAAGATTTCCACCAATCTTCTACAATTAGCTACAACAGATAGTGGAAAACTCGAGAGGTTCTTAACTAAAATTGCCGAGACCTTCGAGAAATTACGA aaagtTGAAGGACGAGTGGCATCAGatgaagatttaaaattatcagatACTCTTCGTTATTACATGAGGGACACAGCTGCGGCTAAAAGACTTCTTTTTAGAAGATTGAAAGCTTTGCATGAATATGAAACTGCGAATCGCACTCTTGAAAAAGCTCGTGCCAAAAATAAGGATGTCCACGCT GCGGAACAAGCGCAAACTGAGGCATGTGAGAAGTATGAACAAATGTCtaagaaaggaagagaag AACTTTTGGATTTTAAAACTAGACGAGTTGCTGCGTTTAAGAAGAATCTCATCGAATTAACAGAGTTGGAAATAAAACATGCTAAG TCGCATGCGGAATTGCTCAAGAAATGTTTATCGGTACTTCGAGAAGAGTGA
- the Snx6 gene encoding sorting nexin-6 isoform X1 produces MLQDGICDTADILNSTPPKKTIHADTIDLSDKSLQVDISDALSEKDKVKFTVHTKTTLPEFQKPDNLVVRQHEEFVWLHDRFEENEEYAGYIIPPCPPRPDFDASREKLQKLGEGEGNMTREEFNKMKQELEAEYLATFKKTVAMHEMFLTRLAHHPVFRNDHNLRVFLEYDQDLCVRGKNRMEMFGGLVKSFSKTTDEYYLSATVKDVNDFFDQEMTFLQTYHHNLKEATRLADRQTSKHKDVADSYIKISTNLLQLATTDSGKLERFLTKIAETFEKLRKVEGRVASDEDLKLSDTLRYYMRDTAAAKRLLFRRLKALHEYETANRTLEKARAKNKDVHAALEVAEAEQAQTEACEKYEQMSKKGREELLDFKTRRVAAFKKNLIELTELEIKHAKSHAELLKKCLSVLREE; encoded by the exons GACCTCTCGGATAAGTCCTTGCAAGTTGATATTTCGGACGCTCTCAGCGAGAaggataaagtaaaatttactgTACATACGAAAACTACTCTACCTGAATTTCAAAAACCAGACAATCTAGTTGTAAGGCAACATGAGGAATTTGTGTGGCTTCATGATCGATTTGAGGAAAATGAAGAGTACGCTGGTTACATT aTTCCACCATGTCCACCAAGACCAGATTTTGATGCGTCACGCGAGAAGTTACAAAAACTCGGTGAGGGTGAAGGAAATATGACACGCgaagaatttaataagatGAAACAAGAATTAGAAGC AGAATATTTAgctacttttaaaaaaactgtcGCTATGCACGAGATGTTTTTGACTAGGTTGGCACATCATCCAGTCTTTCGGAATGATCATAATTTGAGGGTATTCTTAGAATATGATCAAGATCTTTGTGTGAGAG gaAAGAATAGAATGGAAATGTTTGGTGGTCTGGTGAAGTCGTTTTCCAAAACTACtgatgaatattatttatcagcTACAGTAAAAGATGTAAATGATTTCTTTGATCAAGAAATGACATTCCTTCAAACTTACCATCATAATTTGAAAGAAGCAACAAGACTGGCTGATCGCCAAACATCTAAACATAAAGATGTAGCGGATTCGTATATAAAGATTTCCACCAATCTTCTACAATTAGCTACAACAGATAGTGGAAAACTCGAGAGGTTCTTAACTAAAATTGCCGAGACCTTCGAGAAATTACGA aaagtTGAAGGACGAGTGGCATCAGatgaagatttaaaattatcagatACTCTTCGTTATTACATGAGGGACACAGCTGCGGCTAAAAGACTTCTTTTTAGAAGATTGAAAGCTTTGCATGAATATGAAACTGCGAATCGCACTCTTGAAAAAGCTCGTGCCAAAAATAAGGATGTCCACGCT GCACTGGAGGTTGCTGAG GCGGAACAAGCGCAAACTGAGGCATGTGAGAAGTATGAACAAATGTCtaagaaaggaagagaag AACTTTTGGATTTTAAAACTAGACGAGTTGCTGCGTTTAAGAAGAATCTCATCGAATTAACAGAGTTGGAAATAAAACATGCTAAG TCGCATGCGGAATTGCTCAAGAAATGTTTATCGGTACTTCGAGAAGAGTGA